From Xenopus laevis strain J_2021 chromosome 7L, Xenopus_laevis_v10.1, whole genome shotgun sequence, one genomic window encodes:
- the LOC108696949 gene encoding sialoadhesin — MELYMHRIILMILLRGWFPCSYSQDWTITLPESIRALRGSCVEIPCTFTLPRDYEDFNLIWYKEKRPRSDNMIFSQQNSSHVNQRYRGRTSLVGNESNSCSLRINDVHESGTYYPFIHGNCFDSFTNNCQKIKVQLSDTANKLSIQRPSNITEGERFSISCSVEHTCPSSPPTLQWDKAGYKLTERQERLMDGVWKTETVMEYLPSFQDHGTALECKATYQNGLVSKRLVTLHIIPAQRGEELPLRIIIGGVAGAVLVILLVLGLYLFLRTSRKSQKSEAPEGMKVEANKGHIRNDGPENYYYNVSAIAGSSRNGTAGTQLSEMKLEDLYSKPKEPNEVDYVLVDHAAINKAPQAQKHTEETEYSVVTS; from the exons ATGGAGCTCTACATGCATAGGATTATTCTCATGATTCTTCTTCGAG GTTGGTTCCCCTGTTCCTACAGTCAGGATTGGACAATTACCCTCCCTGAATCCATCAGAGCATTGAGAGGATCCTGTGTGGAGATTCCCTGCACATTCACCCTCCCCAGGGACTATGAAGACTTCAATCTGATTTGGTACAAGGAAAAACGTCCTCGCAGTGATAATATGATATTCAGTCAACAAAATTCCTCTCATGTGAATCAACGTTACAGAGGTCGCACTTCTCTGGTCGGAAATGAATCAAACAGCTGCTCCCTGAGGATTAATGATGTGCACGAAAGTGGCACTTATTATCCCTTTATACATGGAAACTGTTTTGACTCTTTCACCAATAACTGCCAGAAAATCAAGGTTCAACTCTCAG ATACTGCCAATAAGCTATCAATACAGAGGCCCTCAAATATAACTGAAGGGGAAAGATTCTCCATCTCCTGCTCTGTAGAACACACCTGCCCCTCCAGTCCCCCTACTCTACAGTGGGACAAAGCTGGATATAAACTCACTGAAAGGCAGGAGAGACTTATGGATGGAGTGTGGAAAACTGAGACTGTTATGGAATATCTCCCCTCCTTCCAGGATCATGGAACTGCACTTGAATGTAAAGCTACATATCAAAATGGGCTTGTATCCAAGCGGCTGGTCACTTTACATATAATAC CTGCACAAAGAGGAGAGGAACTACCATTGAGAATTATAATCGGAGGTGTAGCTGGTGCTGTATTGGTCATACTATTAGTTCTGGGTCTATATTTATTTCTTAG AACATCCAGAAAGTCACAGAAATCAGAAGCTCCAGAAGGCATGAAAGTGGAGGCCAACAAG GGGCATATTCGAAATGATGGACCAGAGAACTATTACTACAACGTATCAGCCATTGCAGGTTCCTCAAG GAACGGAACAGCAGGAACCCAGTTGAGTGAGATGAAGTTAGAAGATCTTTATTCTAAGCCAAAG GAACCAAACGAGGTTGACTATGTTTTGGTGGATCATGCAGCAATTAACAAAGCCCCTCAAGCGCAGAAACACACAGAGGAGACAGAATATTCCGTCGTGACTTCCTGA